One Bacillus amyloliquefaciens DSM 7 = ATCC 23350 DNA window includes the following coding sequences:
- a CDS encoding lytic polysaccharide monooxygenase produces the protein MKGLVKAAVLTVTLGIGGAFYSSDASAHGYIKEPVSRAYMGALEKQTMGWTAAAQKYGSVIDNPQSVEGPKGFPAAGPPDGRIASANGGSGQIDFGLDKQTADHWVKQNIRGGFNTFTWHYTAPHATSKWHYYITKKNWNPNKPLSRDEFELIGTVNHDGSKADTNLTHKIFVPTDRSGYHIILGVWDVADTSNAFYNVIDVNLTK, from the coding sequence ATGAAGGGTTTAGTCAAAGCTGCAGTTTTAACTGTTACTCTTGGTATTGGAGGCGCTTTCTATTCAAGTGATGCGTCTGCACACGGGTATATAAAAGAGCCCGTCAGCAGAGCGTACATGGGGGCATTAGAGAAGCAAACAATGGGCTGGACGGCTGCTGCGCAGAAATATGGCTCCGTCATTGATAATCCTCAGTCTGTGGAAGGGCCGAAAGGATTTCCGGCTGCAGGTCCGCCGGATGGTAGAATTGCGTCTGCAAACGGAGGATCTGGACAAATTGATTTCGGTTTGGACAAGCAGACTGCAGATCATTGGGTAAAACAAAACATCCGCGGCGGCTTTAACACCTTTACTTGGCACTACACCGCACCTCATGCGACATCAAAGTGGCACTATTATATCACCAAGAAAAACTGGAATCCGAATAAACCTTTGTCAAGAGATGAATTCGAATTAATCGGGACGGTAAACCACGACGGCTCCAAGGCAGATACGAATCTGACTCATAAGATTTTTGTGCCGACTGATCGAAGCGGTTACCATATCATTTTAGGGGTGTGGGATGTTGCGGATACTTCTAATGCCTTCTATAACGTCATCGATGTAAACCTCACAAAATAA
- a CDS encoding TM2 domain-containing protein, whose translation MVSKKSRIVAAILAFFLGGFGIHKFYLGRVGQGILYLLFCWTSIPSIIAFIEFIIYLCGSEEAFDQKYNFYYYQQQSKA comes from the coding sequence ATGGTAAGTAAGAAAAGCAGGATTGTGGCTGCAATATTAGCATTTTTTCTAGGCGGTTTCGGCATTCATAAGTTTTATTTAGGAAGAGTCGGACAAGGAATTCTCTATCTTTTGTTTTGCTGGACTTCAATTCCTTCAATTATTGCATTTATTGAATTTATTATTTATCTGTGCGGAAGCGAAGAAGCATTTGATCAAAAGTATAATTTTTATTATTACCAACAGCAATCAAAAGCCTGA
- a CDS encoding LLM class flavin-dependent oxidoreductase, protein MRAEHHDCMEIGIYSFAELYPDPLTGKTVSAKQRLDELIKLAKLADDAGLDVFGVGEHHRLDYAVSSPPVILSAISQLTENIKLTSATTVLSTEDPVRLFEDFATLDLISNGRAEIIAGRGAFLDSFPLFGYDVGHYKELFEEHIELFLTLNSEEEVITWKGCYRPPLNNAEISPQPFHGSIPLWLGVSGTQESAERAGSAGAGLALAVLSGDPRSSKPLVDKYREAASKAGHPPENVKVAVTGHTFISKTNEQAIQEFYPYHSNYWSRVHSYHGIHEPLTKEDFERAAGKETALFVGSSQQIIEKIMHQYELFGHQRFLAQIDIGGMPFKKAAENIERLATEVAPVIRKETSKASD, encoded by the coding sequence GTGAGGGCTGAACATCATGATTGTATGGAAATTGGAATTTATTCATTTGCAGAATTATACCCCGATCCTCTGACAGGGAAAACAGTCAGCGCAAAGCAACGGTTAGATGAATTGATAAAGCTGGCAAAATTGGCTGACGATGCGGGTCTTGATGTATTCGGCGTAGGCGAGCATCATCGTCTGGATTATGCGGTGTCATCGCCGCCCGTCATCTTATCAGCGATTTCACAGCTCACCGAAAACATTAAGCTGACGAGTGCCACGACTGTATTATCTACCGAAGATCCCGTTCGTTTATTTGAGGATTTTGCAACACTTGATCTGATATCAAACGGCCGGGCAGAAATCATTGCGGGACGGGGGGCATTTTTAGACTCGTTTCCTCTTTTCGGTTATGACGTGGGTCATTATAAAGAATTGTTTGAAGAACACATTGAGCTTTTTTTAACATTAAACTCCGAGGAAGAAGTGATTACCTGGAAAGGATGTTACCGGCCGCCGCTTAACAATGCAGAAATTTCCCCGCAGCCTTTTCACGGAAGCATTCCGCTGTGGTTAGGTGTTTCGGGCACTCAGGAAAGTGCGGAACGGGCCGGAAGTGCAGGGGCCGGTCTGGCATTAGCTGTACTGAGCGGTGATCCGAGGTCATCTAAACCGCTTGTTGACAAATATCGGGAAGCGGCTTCTAAAGCCGGTCATCCGCCGGAAAATGTGAAGGTTGCCGTAACCGGACATACGTTCATTTCAAAAACGAATGAACAGGCAATACAAGAATTTTATCCGTATCATTCTAATTACTGGTCCCGTGTACATTCATATCACGGGATTCATGAGCCTTTAACGAAGGAAGACTTTGAGCGGGCAGCCGGTAAAGAAACAGCCTTATTTGTGGGAAGCTCACAGCAGATCATTGAAAAAATCATGCACCAATACGAGCTGTTCGGACATCAGCGGTTCCTCGCGCAAATCGATATAGGCGGTATGCCGTTTAAAAAAGCCGCGGAAAACATCGAACGATTAGCAACAGAAGTAGCACCGGTTATCCGAAAAGAAACCAGTAAAGCAAGCGATTGA
- a CDS encoding dUTP diphosphatase encodes MTLQIKIKYSDDTQTRISKIEQGDWIDLRAAEDITIKKDEFKLIPLGVAMELPEGYEAHVVPRSSTYKHFGIIQTNSMGVIDESYKGDNDFWFFPAYALRDTDISKGERICQFRIMKKMPQVELIEVDNLGNKDRGGLGSTGTK; translated from the coding sequence ATGACTTTACAAATCAAAATTAAATATTCAGATGATACACAAACGAGAATCAGTAAAATTGAACAGGGCGATTGGATTGATCTGCGGGCAGCAGAGGATATAACAATCAAAAAAGACGAATTCAAACTTATTCCGCTGGGAGTTGCGATGGAGCTGCCGGAAGGATACGAGGCCCATGTCGTTCCGCGTTCAAGTACATATAAGCATTTCGGTATTATTCAGACAAATTCAATGGGTGTCATTGATGAATCTTATAAAGGTGACAATGATTTCTGGTTTTTTCCTGCATACGCACTTCGGGATACCGACATTTCCAAAGGAGAGCGGATCTGCCAATTCAGAATCATGAAGAAAATGCCTCAAGTGGAGCTGATCGAAGTAGATAACCTCGGGAACAAGGACCGCGGAGGACTGGGATCAACAGGCACAAAATAA
- a CDS encoding DUF3885 domain-containing protein has translation MEIKDYLKERFPTLKLMPGIYHQWGVGIHFSLGGNMYQFDESGGLNLDYFQLVHHQTAAIFDELFEQNDDLFLVANVYKYKTKDIYARKLKIYQPFLKCKDDLYRIQVKTCPYPFEADDAEEYEMQQFSLICKRKDLRITQLLKAAAHEDFPLKPRFGGYSVDYPDVFFVNITKDIIFFIYDDRGCEVIARDAGRIRPLYDQYHDWIED, from the coding sequence ATGGAAATAAAGGATTATCTGAAGGAAAGGTTTCCAACTCTAAAATTAATGCCCGGCATTTATCACCAATGGGGCGTTGGGATCCATTTTTCTCTTGGCGGCAATATGTATCAATTTGATGAAAGCGGGGGTTTGAATCTTGATTATTTTCAGCTTGTCCATCATCAAACTGCCGCTATTTTCGATGAACTGTTTGAACAAAATGATGACTTATTTCTTGTTGCAAATGTATATAAGTACAAAACTAAGGATATTTACGCAAGAAAATTAAAAATTTATCAGCCGTTTCTGAAGTGTAAGGATGATTTATATCGGATTCAGGTGAAAACATGCCCGTACCCGTTTGAAGCAGATGATGCAGAAGAATACGAAATGCAGCAGTTTTCTTTAATATGTAAACGGAAAGATTTGCGTATTACTCAATTACTTAAGGCAGCTGCCCACGAAGATTTTCCGCTGAAGCCAAGATTCGGGGGTTACTCTGTTGATTATCCCGATGTTTTCTTTGTGAATATCACAAAAGACATTATTTTCTTTATATATGATGACAGAGGGTGTGAAGTCATCGCTCGTGATGCCGGAAGAATACGTCCGCTTTATGATCAATATCATGATTGGATTGAAGATTGA
- a CDS encoding N-acetyltransferase, which translates to MEYIELKKENIDDNHICCALGAKQYEGAVNEKKSWLKDRMADGLVFYRLNERAKVFIEYLPAEKAWVPISAPNFMFINCLWVSGRYKNNGHAKHLLDKCAADAKARGMDGIVHIVGKKKLPYLSDKQFFEHMGFTLQDEAEPYFQLMSLTWNEHAAPPVFKKQVKSYFVNDEGITIFYTAQCPFAVGVLEDLKKLTEKKGLHFQAHRLSSKEKAQTSPAIWTTFSVFYNGEFLTHEIMSVNKFEKLLNKLN; encoded by the coding sequence ATGGAATACATTGAATTGAAAAAGGAGAATATTGATGACAATCATATTTGCTGCGCATTAGGTGCGAAACAATATGAGGGGGCGGTAAATGAAAAAAAGAGCTGGCTCAAAGATCGAATGGCTGATGGCTTGGTATTTTATCGATTAAACGAACGGGCAAAAGTTTTTATTGAATATTTACCTGCAGAAAAAGCGTGGGTTCCGATAAGCGCACCTAATTTTATGTTTATTAATTGTCTTTGGGTGTCGGGGAGATATAAGAATAACGGCCATGCGAAACACTTGCTAGATAAATGTGCGGCAGATGCAAAGGCCCGCGGTATGGATGGAATCGTTCATATAGTCGGTAAGAAAAAACTCCCTTATTTAAGTGATAAGCAATTCTTCGAGCATATGGGATTTACTTTGCAAGATGAAGCAGAACCCTATTTTCAGTTAATGTCATTGACCTGGAATGAACATGCAGCTCCTCCTGTATTTAAAAAACAGGTTAAAAGTTATTTCGTTAATGATGAGGGCATCACAATATTTTATACAGCTCAATGCCCATTTGCAGTCGGAGTGTTAGAGGATTTAAAGAAACTGACTGAAAAGAAAGGGCTTCATTTTCAGGCCCATCGATTATCCTCAAAAGAAAAGGCGCAAACATCACCGGCCATCTGGACAACTTTCAGCGTGTTTTATAATGGAGAATTTCTCACTCATGAAATTATGAGCGTGAATAAGTTTGAAAAATTACTCAATAAGCTTAATTAA
- a CDS encoding DUF4177 domain-containing protein, whose amino-acid sequence MKEYEFVKVELSTMRRRPKEDYREIIHQYAERGWRLVQIFAPSIDGYGAAAYFEIIFERDI is encoded by the coding sequence ATGAAAGAATACGAATTTGTAAAAGTTGAGCTAAGCACGATGAGAAGAAGACCGAAGGAGGACTACCGGGAAATCATTCATCAATATGCTGAACGCGGCTGGCGTCTGGTTCAAATATTTGCTCCCAGCATAGACGGATATGGGGCAGCGGCTTATTTCGAAATTATATTTGAACGTGACATATGA
- a CDS encoding peptidase G2 autoproteolytic cleavage domain-containing protein, whose translation MVQFKNFPDPSLNAALQSHPAHSSELEHLKARMQNFIKHSATDDNLEIADARVTAEGMVTSLLKDRLDTEYKMLMNKITREVNVEDYGAVPDGRDNTEAFRRAIGNGRVKVNVPSGEFLVQGIKLPSWTTISGEGQGITVIKLHEDAPAYEWVITNNDYENGNRNIFVEGMTLDWNPDRQCGVRNPGGQFYSCLTFANVQYGWIKNVEAVNAGLHGIDITSPAYDHLPETEWTKDGCRYIWIDNCVAYGAGDDGITTHYSEYIFISNCHSGNPRGTEHAEGSANSNGIEIDDGSKHVWLLNNYTSGNIRGIEVKAHSLWPASQNVHIIGHVSYRDVRSFDIRHIGHHQASDPESTTAYDVTLTDCTAIEPVFNALYDGVTPRALVISAYKNVNVNGFTAIGDPSYDYGGNPVVALQYRSQNITISGIKIRGFTQAGVDINISGGSNKTDYVKISNFDIYKSSPKGISIGGGQYNVNIMNGTMIGDGGSVGITSPNSQAVILGVQAEGYSAAASIKGQTYEQIPVNLKGGAQLATSSGFAFNPTSAVIAGTGDITAKGDRNAIISSSGGSSSEGSRAFIAASNNAHITGSKVSRTILSSESITLEEPYTVAGGHQSIKWKLDSAGGHGTFAGAVTSSLSGYGEYFESVNGQFIPAGTIVTVRGEKIEPAHVGDYMLGVISETAAFISGAASFGWQSRFLTNEFGGFIYESVTDEETGETIRVPKQNPDYSPALEADYEARAARDEWHIVGLSGRHYVRIDSTVNPGDYITAHNGIGTKAAEGWKVLKLTALYSPEKGYGIAIAVIK comes from the coding sequence ATGGTTCAATTTAAAAACTTTCCTGATCCGTCTTTAAACGCCGCATTGCAGTCTCACCCTGCCCATTCCTCTGAATTGGAACATCTCAAAGCAAGGATGCAGAATTTTATTAAGCATTCCGCAACAGATGATAATCTTGAGATCGCAGATGCCCGGGTGACGGCGGAAGGAATGGTCACCTCACTTTTAAAAGATCGGCTTGATACAGAATACAAAATGCTTATGAATAAAATCACCCGGGAAGTGAATGTGGAGGATTACGGAGCAGTCCCTGACGGCCGGGACAATACGGAAGCCTTTCGGAGAGCGATCGGGAACGGCCGCGTCAAAGTCAATGTTCCCTCAGGAGAATTTTTGGTTCAAGGGATAAAACTCCCATCGTGGACAACCATCTCCGGTGAGGGACAAGGGATTACCGTGATTAAACTCCATGAGGACGCTCCCGCATATGAATGGGTCATAACTAATAATGATTACGAAAATGGAAATCGTAATATTTTTGTAGAGGGCATGACTTTAGACTGGAATCCTGATCGTCAATGCGGAGTCAGAAACCCGGGAGGACAGTTTTACAGCTGTTTAACGTTTGCTAACGTGCAATACGGCTGGATTAAGAATGTTGAAGCGGTTAACGCAGGTCTGCATGGTATTGATATCACATCTCCCGCTTACGATCATTTGCCTGAAACTGAATGGACAAAAGACGGCTGCCGTTATATATGGATAGATAACTGTGTGGCGTACGGCGCCGGAGACGACGGCATTACCACCCATTACAGCGAATATATTTTCATTTCCAACTGCCATTCCGGAAATCCCCGCGGCACAGAGCATGCCGAGGGCAGCGCAAATTCGAACGGTATTGAAATTGATGACGGCTCTAAACATGTGTGGCTTTTGAATAACTATACGAGCGGAAATATCCGAGGGATTGAAGTAAAAGCGCACAGCCTGTGGCCGGCTTCTCAAAATGTTCATATTATCGGCCATGTGTCATATCGTGATGTACGTTCTTTTGATATTCGTCATATCGGCCACCACCAGGCCTCAGACCCTGAAAGCACGACGGCTTATGATGTTACTTTAACCGATTGCACCGCGATTGAACCGGTTTTCAATGCTCTCTATGACGGTGTAACCCCGCGGGCGCTGGTCATCTCCGCCTATAAAAATGTCAATGTAAACGGATTCACAGCCATTGGCGACCCTTCATACGACTATGGCGGGAATCCTGTCGTAGCTCTTCAATACCGCAGTCAAAATATTACGATCAGCGGCATTAAAATACGCGGCTTTACACAAGCCGGTGTTGACATCAATATATCCGGCGGATCAAATAAAACCGATTATGTTAAAATTTCAAATTTTGATATTTACAAGTCTTCTCCTAAAGGGATTTCAATCGGCGGAGGGCAATATAACGTAAATATTATGAACGGAACGATGATCGGAGACGGCGGTTCCGTCGGAATTACGTCCCCTAACAGTCAGGCTGTCATTCTCGGCGTGCAGGCGGAAGGTTACAGCGCTGCCGCTTCTATAAAAGGACAGACTTACGAGCAGATCCCGGTCAATTTAAAGGGAGGCGCACAGCTTGCGACGAGCTCTGGTTTTGCATTTAACCCGACAAGCGCCGTTATTGCGGGAACAGGCGATATTACGGCAAAGGGTGACAGAAATGCGATCATCAGCTCTTCTGGAGGTTCAAGTTCTGAAGGTTCAAGGGCATTTATCGCCGCTTCAAACAATGCCCATATTACGGGCAGTAAAGTCTCCAGAACAATTCTGTCATCAGAAAGCATTACCTTGGAAGAACCGTACACAGTTGCCGGAGGGCATCAGTCCATTAAATGGAAACTGGACTCAGCGGGCGGCCACGGAACTTTCGCCGGAGCTGTCACCTCTTCCCTGTCAGGATACGGAGAATATTTTGAAAGTGTAAACGGCCAGTTTATCCCCGCCGGGACGATCGTCACAGTAAGGGGAGAAAAAATCGAACCGGCTCACGTTGGAGATTATATGCTCGGCGTCATTTCAGAAACAGCCGCTTTTATATCAGGAGCTGCAAGCTTCGGATGGCAAAGCCGCTTTTTGACGAACGAGTTCGGCGGTTTTATATATGAAAGCGTGACTGACGAAGAAACAGGAGAAACGATACGCGTGCCGAAACAAAACCCAGACTACAGCCCGGCTCTTGAAGCTGACTATGAAGCACGTGCTGCCAGGGACGAATGGCATATTGTCGGACTAAGCGGCCGGCATTACGTACGGATTGACAGTACGGTCAACCCGGGAGATTATATCACGGCTCATAACGGAATCGGAACTAAAGCCGCGGAAGGCTGGAAGGTATTGAAACTGACGGCCTTATACAGTCCTGAAAAAGGGTACGGCATTGCCATTGCGGTTATCAAATAG
- a CDS encoding YozQ family protein — MAEKNGADRPDDYKRFSSLDKDYDFQQQSSAGDTKTNQADTETQTNHKETETTNVAGKYFDSSDYEGTTQLEKGLAETHEQVSDDYFEGTIDQNLE, encoded by the coding sequence ATGGCTGAAAAAAATGGAGCAGACAGACCGGACGACTATAAAAGATTTTCTTCTTTGGATAAGGATTATGATTTTCAGCAGCAATCATCGGCCGGCGACACCAAAACAAACCAGGCAGACACGGAAACACAAACTAATCATAAAGAAACTGAAACAACAAATGTCGCTGGAAAATATTTTGATTCATCAGATTATGAGGGAACAACGCAATTGGAAAAAGGATTGGCTGAAACACATGAACAAGTCAGCGATGACTATTTTGAAGGAACTATTGATCAAAACTTGGAATAG
- a CDS encoding YjcZ family sporulation protein, with protein sequence MGGYGSSFALIVVLFILLIIVGASFLGGY encoded by the coding sequence ATGGGCGGTTATGGTAGCTCCTTTGCGTTAATCGTGGTGCTATTCATTTTATTAATCATCGTCGGGGCTTCTTTCCTCGGCGGTTATTAA
- a CDS encoding DUF3902 family protein produces MRRRCPKSLLKNKTYDERNSDLKSNLVSLVLALIGFIFSIYMQSMAYWSNDSMLWYWIGAILSYIFAAGAAVTLILNKNKDSVLSISCLILMIVTVMLFLVTIFWTTFIMIAWQSAKGEYGLIFRIFLMTGI; encoded by the coding sequence ATGAGAAGGCGTTGTCCGAAGTCGTTGCTAAAAAATAAAACGTATGATGAAAGGAACTCTGACTTGAAGTCAAATTTAGTTTCGCTCGTATTAGCTTTGATAGGATTTATATTCAGCATTTATATGCAATCAATGGCTTATTGGAGCAATGACTCAATGCTATGGTATTGGATCGGCGCGATTTTGTCGTATATATTTGCTGCCGGAGCAGCAGTTACTCTGATTCTTAACAAAAACAAAGACTCAGTTCTATCGATAAGTTGTCTCATTTTAATGATTGTAACTGTTATGCTTTTTTTAGTCACAATTTTTTGGACGACTTTTATCATGATCGCGTGGCAATCTGCTAAGGGGGAATATGGCCTTATTTTTCGTATTTTTTTGATGACTGGAATCTGA
- a CDS encoding GNAT family N-acetyltransferase, whose protein sequence is MQKIETHRLILRNFTEADSQGLLEYSAHPRVNCFLDDRISTIEEASLTVQKRSRDDSYIAVCLKDSNDLIGELFYLKEEPDTYSVCWNFNARFEGMGYASESAKAFFEYLFMQKDARRLYAYVEDDNYKSQKLSERLGMRKEGYFLEFISFTKYEDGTPKYENTFQYALLKKEWLNQKHS, encoded by the coding sequence GTGCAAAAAATTGAAACCCACCGCTTAATTTTAAGAAATTTTACCGAGGCAGATTCGCAAGGCCTTTTGGAATATTCGGCACATCCGAGAGTGAACTGCTTTCTTGATGACAGAATTTCTACGATAGAAGAAGCTTCCTTAACCGTTCAAAAAAGAAGCAGAGATGATTCTTATATTGCAGTTTGTTTAAAAGACAGTAATGATTTGATCGGAGAACTATTTTATTTAAAAGAAGAGCCTGATACTTATTCCGTTTGTTGGAATTTCAATGCTCGATTTGAAGGGATGGGATACGCCAGTGAAAGTGCAAAGGCTTTCTTTGAGTATCTCTTTATGCAAAAAGACGCAAGAAGGCTTTATGCATATGTTGAAGATGATAACTACAAGTCACAAAAATTATCTGAAAGATTAGGTATGCGTAAAGAAGGTTATTTTCTTGAATTTATTTCATTTACGAAATACGAGGATGGAACACCTAAATATGAAAACACTTTCCAATACGCACTGCTAAAGAAAGAATGGTTAAACCAAAAACATAGTTAA
- a CDS encoding DUF4944 domain-containing protein has product MKKYKVIKKLLIIITVLTITAGIALFSLISGEKVKYIGYSQNKTWEASIEKSGKTSIGPNYFLNLYYRGNKENEKKTVIKRLTLFIDGRKYEEDKDYHLSEYTGEKLEGGGTGEDHIQTFEYMPENEVIGHEITVEAAWKTDHESYKEKFKLKRIHWYD; this is encoded by the coding sequence ATGAAGAAGTATAAAGTCATTAAAAAATTGCTGATTATTATCACTGTTCTGACCATAACGGCCGGAATTGCACTGTTTTCTTTAATTTCAGGAGAGAAAGTCAAATATATCGGCTATAGCCAGAACAAGACGTGGGAAGCGTCAATTGAAAAATCAGGCAAGACCTCTATCGGTCCTAATTATTTCTTGAATTTGTACTACAGAGGCAATAAAGAGAATGAAAAGAAAACGGTGATTAAGAGATTAACATTATTTATTGACGGCCGGAAATATGAAGAAGATAAAGACTATCATCTTTCAGAATACACTGGAGAGAAATTAGAAGGCGGCGGAACGGGGGAAGATCATATTCAGACGTTTGAATATATGCCGGAAAATGAAGTAATCGGTCATGAAATCACTGTTGAAGCAGCATGGAAAACCGATCATGAGTCCTATAAAGAAAAATTTAAACTGAAAAGAATACATTGGTATGACTGA
- a CDS encoding UPF0715 family protein, which translates to MKMATWSKIKCYALTLAFSSFSYGLIFGLYMFVYSGFVPIALITVVIIAFYAFITYFLFAVPVQLWLRKKPEKFRLIHLFIYTAAAFLAVYLFWCIGNPSIDVRVFENFIYYIMSIVAALIYWFWDSIFLRK; encoded by the coding sequence ATGAAAATGGCGACTTGGAGCAAAATCAAATGTTATGCTCTCACATTGGCTTTTTCAAGCTTCTCGTATGGTTTGATCTTCGGATTGTATATGTTTGTATACTCAGGTTTTGTGCCGATTGCATTAATCACGGTAGTTATCATTGCTTTTTACGCGTTCATCACTTACTTTTTATTTGCTGTTCCTGTGCAGTTATGGCTAAGAAAGAAGCCTGAAAAGTTTAGGTTGATTCATCTTTTCATTTATACAGCAGCCGCTTTTTTAGCTGTGTACTTGTTTTGGTGCATTGGCAATCCGTCTATTGATGTTAGAGTTTTCGAGAATTTCATTTATTACATAATGAGCATTGTTGCTGCGCTAATATATTGGTTTTGGGACTCTATATTTCTGCGAAAGTAG